A region of Methanomassiliicoccus sp. DNA encodes the following proteins:
- a CDS encoding M48 family metalloprotease, with translation MQTTFSIPSELPADRMVQLLEWIRSYHLLLHPELFRHVRRGKVGNSPAVAFTVPGPGDSWELEAVLWVEGGLQVRTTRPDRATDEAVRWLSEDLTNVVRTLESELRESTISLIWVKGEEIIPEAKPSMTKGILGRLLSRTLLLLNILLFAFNIVLFLLFGLYAVLLILLVQLLLIVFADKLFTVMGKWTITEASPEVYIMDLRIGRESLDLIRKKKVDLTGLKEAVYESSFGQGKEPNCSTISSTLLRFGILCSEDGIRVKTVNVLELVKKAAEPFQAPLPKIIISNNPAPNAAASGISFKRGVLLLTAGILSALDEEELLSVIGHELGHLRGRDPLLLFALVSGEFILRLTVLFPLFLLSPLLYLLVSTFIIFFVAKFFEARADLLSVMKLGKPKVMASSLRKIGAQRLRVEEASKLSSWLRWDTHPPLYFRIERLEGMTEPVVVKHPLLESAKDVVRGFISAFRT, from the coding sequence ATGCAGACCACCTTCTCCATACCCTCCGAGCTGCCGGCCGACCGCATGGTCCAGCTGCTCGAATGGATCCGATCGTACCATCTTCTGCTCCATCCGGAGCTGTTCCGGCATGTACGCCGTGGTAAGGTCGGGAACAGTCCTGCGGTAGCCTTCACCGTACCCGGCCCTGGGGACAGTTGGGAGCTGGAAGCGGTGTTGTGGGTGGAGGGAGGGCTTCAGGTCAGGACCACCCGCCCCGACAGGGCGACCGATGAGGCCGTCAGATGGCTGAGCGAGGACCTTACGAACGTGGTCCGCACCCTCGAGAGCGAGCTCCGGGAATCGACCATCTCTCTGATATGGGTCAAAGGGGAGGAGATAATCCCCGAGGCCAAGCCATCGATGACGAAGGGCATCCTGGGGAGGCTGCTCTCGCGCACGCTCCTACTTTTGAACATTCTCCTGTTCGCTTTCAACATCGTTCTCTTCCTTCTGTTCGGGCTGTATGCCGTTCTGCTCATCCTCCTGGTACAGCTTCTCCTGATAGTGTTCGCGGACAAGCTCTTCACCGTCATGGGAAAGTGGACCATCACCGAGGCCAGCCCTGAGGTCTACATCATGGACCTAAGAATAGGCCGGGAGTCGTTGGACCTCATAAGGAAGAAGAAAGTGGACTTGACCGGACTCAAGGAAGCGGTGTACGAATCCTCCTTCGGCCAGGGCAAGGAGCCGAACTGCTCTACCATCTCCAGCACCCTCCTGAGGTTCGGCATCTTGTGCTCTGAGGACGGCATCAGGGTCAAGACCGTGAACGTCCTGGAGCTGGTGAAGAAGGCCGCGGAGCCGTTCCAGGCACCGCTGCCTAAGATAATCATTTCCAACAACCCTGCACCCAACGCCGCCGCCAGCGGAATCAGCTTCAAGCGCGGTGTTCTTCTTCTCACCGCGGGCATCCTCAGCGCGTTGGACGAGGAGGAGCTGCTCAGCGTCATCGGCCACGAACTGGGGCACCTGCGGGGCCGCGACCCTCTCCTGCTCTTCGCTCTGGTCTCGGGTGAGTTCATCCTGCGGCTGACAGTGCTGTTCCCCCTCTTCCTGCTCTCTCCCCTCCTCTACCTCCTGGTCTCCACCTTCATCATCTTCTTCGTGGCCAAGTTCTTCGAGGCCCGGGCGGATCTGTTGTCGGTAATGAAATTGGGCAAACCCAAAGTGATGGCCAGCTCTCTGCGCAAGATCGGGGCCCAGAGGCTGAGGGTAGAGGAGGCCTCCAAGCTCAGCAGCTGGCTGCGCTGGGATACCCACCCTCCATTATACTTCCGGATCGAGAGGTTGGAGGGCATGACCGAGCCGGTGGTGGTCAAGCATCCATTGTTGGAATCGGCTAAGGACGTGGTCCGTGGTTTCATATCGGCCTTCAGAACCTAG
- a CDS encoding AsnC family transcriptional regulator yields MDELDLIICKALIREPRISYRSLGKIVGISSVAAHKRVQELRDSGIINGSSAEIDIRALRGASIMVFGRTGISSPTLLHQVLGSDEHTSMILIGSGNYVFIGAMLRSISELERYLEFVRREGQIPRAVAGLHTIRPSGVRMTDIKDPGEISPLEMRIIASMRKDARKQAVDIARELGLSARMISSKLESMLKQNKINLTTRWRPDYSSDTVALICMRLKEGEDKQAVINDIYQRFASNVVFLSSFSNLPDLVISTAWARSPKGIASLADDLLAEGTFQAIVPHTICEGYFLETWKERLLDGVLEGRAGKR; encoded by the coding sequence ATGGACGAGCTGGACCTGATCATCTGCAAGGCGCTTATCAGGGAGCCCAGGATCTCGTACCGCAGCTTGGGGAAGATTGTCGGAATATCCTCAGTTGCGGCGCACAAACGGGTCCAGGAGCTGCGGGATTCTGGGATCATTAACGGATCAAGCGCCGAGATCGACATTCGGGCGCTGCGCGGAGCTTCCATCATGGTCTTCGGGCGGACGGGCATCTCCTCGCCCACCCTCCTGCATCAGGTGCTTGGTTCGGACGAACATACATCGATGATCCTGATCGGAAGCGGTAACTACGTCTTCATCGGGGCTATGCTGCGGTCCATCTCAGAGCTGGAACGATATCTCGAGTTCGTCCGTAGGGAAGGGCAGATCCCCCGGGCGGTCGCAGGGCTTCACACCATCCGCCCATCGGGGGTCCGTATGACCGATATCAAGGACCCAGGTGAGATCTCCCCCCTAGAGATGCGCATCATCGCCTCCATGCGCAAGGATGCCAGGAAACAGGCCGTGGACATCGCCAGAGAGCTGGGCCTGTCCGCACGCATGATCAGTTCGAAGCTCGAGAGCATGCTGAAACAGAACAAGATCAATCTCACCACCAGGTGGCGTCCGGACTATTCCAGTGACACCGTGGCCCTTATCTGCATGAGGCTGAAGGAGGGAGAGGACAAACAGGCGGTTATCAATGATATCTATCAGAGGTTTGCCAGCAATGTGGTCTTCCTTTCCAGTTTTTCCAACCTGCCGGACCTGGTGATCTCCACCGCATGGGCCCGTTCGCCTAAGGGGATCGCGTCCTTGGCCGATGATCTATTGGCCGAGGGAACTTTCCAGGCCATCGTGCCCCATACCATCTGCGAGGGGTACTTCCTAGAGACTTGGAAGGAAAGATTGTTGGACGGGGTCCTGGAGGGACGTGCTGGAAAGCGCTAA
- a CDS encoding 2TM domain-containing protein, whose amino-acid sequence MENMSLDEYKRRSREIERRDARMGLLVHTAVTVVVSTMLVIINLTLSNGFPWSAFPVTGMTIGVVVHYVFGVRLADRVMGEKDMRIEGWR is encoded by the coding sequence ATGGAGAATATGAGCCTTGATGAGTACAAGAGGAGGAGCCGGGAGATAGAGAGAAGGGACGCCAGGATGGGCTTGCTGGTCCATACTGCGGTCACAGTGGTGGTGAGCACCATGCTGGTCATCATCAATTTGACGCTCAGCAACGGCTTCCCCTGGTCAGCATTTCCAGTGACGGGGATGACCATCGGAGTGGTGGTCCACTATGTCTTCGGCGTTCGCCTTGCGGACAGAGTCATGGGGGAGAAGGACATGCGCATTGAAGGATGGCGCTGA